The following are encoded together in the Pseudidiomarina andamanensis genome:
- a CDS encoding sensor histidine kinase, translating to MKMYVSDRSHNFKNDFWPIGDLRNCLHTQAMELKNLKLDADRLSGIGTVLVVAAFDLWLLLSTTNASTPRLTLLALLYATFTTTFFINTNDEVPLSRWPRHLIIGGQFVVICSIMYTTPNMFSAILLVVWSAQLPYFMPFRWALWLTPLWSFVAWSTHFLRWQPDGIVITGVLFTTFNVFALIMMESRRNAEFQKERAEQANRELIAMQSLVKEASQQEERLRIARDIHDLVGHHLTALTVQLQVLARKVPEALKVDVERSRAISKLLLADVRVAVSEMREHEQLNLREALEALVEKLPGIEVSLAFPNKVAVLNLEQALAILRGVQESVTNSVRHGKATKVGIEVQQSERELVVRVKDNGQSSKPIEFGNGLNGMRERLKSFNGTVTAERQARGVLVCLRIPVGL from the coding sequence ATGAAAATGTATGTTAGTGACAGAAGTCACAACTTTAAAAATGACTTTTGGCCTATTGGTGATTTACGCAATTGCTTGCATACTCAGGCAATGGAATTGAAAAACTTAAAACTAGATGCTGATCGACTAAGCGGTATTGGCACCGTGCTGGTAGTGGCCGCTTTCGACTTGTGGCTGTTACTCTCAACCACCAACGCAAGCACACCAAGGCTTACTTTGTTGGCGTTACTTTATGCAACTTTTACGACTACATTTTTCATCAATACAAACGATGAAGTTCCGCTCTCAAGATGGCCCCGGCACCTAATAATTGGTGGTCAATTTGTAGTCATTTGTTCAATAATGTACACCACACCCAATATGTTTAGTGCCATTTTATTAGTGGTGTGGTCGGCGCAGCTCCCTTATTTTATGCCTTTTCGCTGGGCCCTTTGGCTCACGCCACTGTGGAGCTTTGTTGCGTGGAGTACGCACTTTCTGCGTTGGCAGCCCGACGGCATTGTAATTACTGGGGTGCTGTTCACTACGTTTAATGTGTTCGCGCTCATTATGATGGAGTCGAGGCGTAATGCAGAATTTCAAAAAGAGCGCGCAGAGCAAGCGAATCGAGAGCTTATTGCTATGCAGTCACTTGTGAAAGAGGCGTCGCAGCAGGAAGAACGGCTGCGTATTGCCCGCGATATTCATGATCTTGTAGGCCATCATCTTACCGCGCTTACGGTGCAACTCCAGGTGCTGGCGCGTAAGGTACCTGAAGCTCTGAAAGTTGACGTAGAGCGTTCTCGTGCTATTTCGAAATTACTGCTCGCAGACGTGCGTGTTGCCGTAAGCGAAATGCGCGAACATGAACAACTGAATTTGCGCGAAGCACTTGAGGCTTTGGTCGAAAAATTACCGGGCATTGAGGTTTCATTGGCTTTCCCGAACAAAGTTGCGGTACTCAATTTAGAACAAGCGCTAGCAATATTGCGCGGTGTGCAGGAAAGCGTGACCAATAGCGTGCGACATGGCAAAGCCACCAAGGTAGGAATTGAGGTGCAGCAATCTGAACGCGAACTTGTAGTGCGTGTTAAAGACAACGGGCAAAGCAGCAAACCGATCGAGTTTGGCAATGGCTTGAACGGCATGCGGGAGCGGCTAAAAAGCTTTAATGGCACTGTAACTGCTGAGCGCCAAGCGCGCGGCGTTTTGGTGTGTCTTAGAATACCGGTGGGTTTATGA
- a CDS encoding response regulator, which produces MLVDDQKLIRQGLASLLSLSAHIEVAHEAADGEEALAWIKAHGIDIDIILLDLRMPKMNGIQLLQAMRAENIKIPVLILTTFDDHNMLLEALKAGARGYLLKDVELEMLVSGIERIVAGESMIQPTITTSLLNGLQGLHSEFEAFAAPEALSAKELEILRLIAAGCSNKEIADALFKSEGTVKNQVSAIMAKLGVRDRTRAVLRAIELGLIGFC; this is translated from the coding sequence ATGTTAGTCGATGACCAAAAATTAATTCGACAAGGCTTAGCGAGCTTATTGTCGCTTTCAGCCCATATTGAAGTAGCACATGAAGCAGCAGATGGCGAAGAGGCACTTGCGTGGATCAAAGCCCATGGCATCGACATTGACATAATCCTGCTCGACTTAAGAATGCCAAAAATGAATGGTATTCAGCTTCTACAAGCCATGCGTGCAGAAAATATAAAAATTCCGGTTTTGATTCTGACCACCTTTGACGACCATAATATGCTTCTTGAAGCGTTGAAAGCAGGGGCGCGAGGGTACCTACTTAAAGACGTAGAACTCGAAATGCTAGTGAGTGGTATTGAGCGAATAGTCGCTGGCGAGTCAATGATTCAACCTACCATTACCACCTCGCTTTTAAACGGATTACAAGGCTTACATTCCGAATTTGAGGCCTTTGCCGCGCCCGAGGCGCTTTCCGCTAAAGAGCTAGAAATATTACGCCTTATTGCCGCCGGTTGTTCCAATAAAGAAATTGCCGACGCTCTTTTTAAGTCGGAAGGCACCGTTAAAAATCAAGTAAGCGCCATTATGGCGAAGCTTGGTGTGAGAGACCGGACGCGAGCAGTTTTAAGGGCTATTGAGTTGGGACTTATCGGGTTTTGTTAA
- a CDS encoding nucleotidyl transferase AbiEii/AbiGii toxin family protein, producing MAANFLEKDIWVTEILRLLYEEDLLDSHDVAFKGGTALSKCYSTIERFSEDIDLSIHWADLAESDDEAAAWTQTTRNPSQQRKFRREQRERLEGWTNEFVQRLNSRLSDYGIEGLSAEIEEDSGGEKIDIHFPHVAFQDDSYQLEHVLLEFGGRNRGRPTVSKPVTTYLSEIDAIAESHTLPIAAVEAYHPDYIIWEKLTALHQFCTQENPLDTVRLSRHWYDVDCILKNLYEGSYQNMEALQDVVAMKSARWATRGVSFEAILSGKLVLIPTGRLLEDIKKDYDQSVSGGMFFSAPDSFAGIIERLAEQQDLINSFLNGRR from the coding sequence TTGGCCGCTAATTTTTTAGAGAAAGATATTTGGGTAACCGAAATTTTGCGGTTGCTATACGAAGAGGATTTATTAGATAGCCATGATGTGGCCTTCAAAGGTGGAACAGCCCTGAGCAAGTGCTATAGCACCATTGAGCGATTCTCTGAGGATATTGATTTATCGATTCATTGGGCTGACTTAGCAGAATCAGATGATGAAGCTGCTGCTTGGACGCAGACAACACGGAATCCGAGTCAGCAACGTAAATTTAGACGTGAGCAGAGAGAGCGTTTAGAAGGCTGGACCAACGAGTTTGTTCAAAGATTGAATAGCAGACTTTCAGATTATGGCATTGAGGGACTCAGCGCTGAAATTGAAGAAGACTCTGGTGGTGAGAAAATCGACATTCACTTTCCACATGTGGCATTCCAGGATGATTCTTATCAGTTAGAGCATGTACTGCTCGAATTTGGCGGCCGTAACCGGGGCCGGCCGACGGTTTCTAAACCCGTAACGACTTACCTGTCAGAAATAGATGCGATTGCAGAGTCCCATACGTTACCGATAGCTGCAGTGGAGGCTTACCACCCGGATTACATTATTTGGGAAAAGCTAACCGCACTTCATCAATTCTGCACGCAAGAAAACCCGCTTGATACGGTGCGGTTGTCCAGACATTGGTATGATGTAGACTGCATTCTGAAAAATCTCTATGAAGGCTCATACCAAAACATGGAAGCACTGCAAGACGTGGTAGCGATGAAGTCGGCAAGGTGGGCTACTCGAGGCGTTTCCTTTGAAGCCATTCTTTCCGGTAAGTTGGTGCTAATTCCAACGGGGCGGCTGCTCGAAGATATCAAAAAAGATTACGACCAGTCCGTAAGCGGTGGAATGTTCTTTAGTGCCCCCGATAGCTTTGCCGGCATCATTGAGCGTTTAGCCGAGCAGCAAGATCTAATTAATAGCTTTTTGAACGGACGGCGTTAA
- a CDS encoding DUF6088 family protein, with protein sequence MSITAQIESRIARMRKGVPFSIEGFYELGTESAVQKAFSRLAKSGEIVRVSKGFYVRPKSIENLPGAKVMPSPEEVAKAWARNYGYKLVSNGFEAAYRIGLQTQAPARTIYWTNGPSREFKVGNSTVEVKHVASSKLKWLNQPEGMILRGLSVMEPEHFKPEQLRKVFKRLSLTGSEKERVLSNLKHSTLNSQWRQKLAQVESASV encoded by the coding sequence ATGTCTATCACCGCACAAATTGAGTCTCGGATTGCTCGCATGAGAAAAGGTGTTCCTTTTTCCATAGAGGGATTTTATGAGCTAGGCACGGAAAGTGCTGTCCAGAAGGCTTTTAGCCGATTGGCGAAGTCAGGCGAGATTGTGCGTGTGTCAAAAGGCTTTTACGTTCGTCCTAAGTCAATAGAAAACTTACCGGGGGCGAAGGTAATGCCCAGCCCAGAAGAGGTCGCAAAAGCTTGGGCGAGAAATTACGGGTACAAACTTGTTTCGAATGGCTTTGAAGCGGCATATCGCATTGGACTGCAAACTCAGGCTCCTGCCCGAACCATTTATTGGACGAACGGCCCATCGCGTGAATTTAAAGTGGGGAATTCAACTGTTGAAGTGAAGCACGTCGCATCGAGTAAGCTTAAGTGGCTGAACCAACCTGAAGGTATGATTCTTCGAGGCCTTTCGGTGATGGAGCCAGAACACTTCAAGCCCGAGCAGTTACGCAAGGTATTTAAGCGATTATCGTTGACAGGAAGTGAGAAGGAGCGTGTTCTCAGCAACCTCAAGCATTCTACGCTGAATTCGCAATGGCGCCAAAAGCTAGCGCAAGTTGAGAGCGCGTCAGTGTGA
- a CDS encoding DUF262 domain-containing protein has translation MAKYEVKQTAISQILADVRSDKIAIPELQRPFVWKTSQVRDLIDSLYNGYPVGYLITWQSVGAKLKGGAVAAHQQILIDGQQRVTALRAAIAGQTVIGNRYEKKRIAISFNPVTEEFATRTPAITNSSQWIHDISEFFPVPVS, from the coding sequence ATGGCAAAATATGAAGTAAAGCAAACAGCGATCAGTCAAATTCTTGCTGACGTTCGTAGCGATAAAATAGCAATTCCGGAACTACAACGACCATTTGTTTGGAAAACATCTCAGGTCAGGGACTTAATTGACTCACTTTACAACGGTTATCCGGTTGGTTATCTGATAACGTGGCAATCTGTTGGCGCCAAATTAAAGGGGGGAGCTGTCGCAGCACATCAACAAATACTAATCGATGGCCAACAACGAGTAACAGCGTTGAGGGCCGCAATTGCGGGACAAACGGTGATTGGTAACCGTTATGAAAAAAAGCGGATCGCTATTTCGTTTAATCCTGTAACGGAAGAGTTTGCGACGAGAACGCCAGCGATTACCAATAGCTCCCAATGGATTCACGATATTAGTGAGTTTTTTCCGGTTCCAGTCAGCTGA
- the merA gene encoding mercury(II) reductase yields MSNNNLHIAVIGSGGSAMAAALKATERGARVTLIERGTIGGTCVNIGCVPSKIMIRAAHIAQLRRESPFDKGLSTHTLKVNRSALLEQQQARVEELRESKYQSILRENSAITVINGEARFINDETLSVSLRDGGEQTVYFDRAFIGTGARPAQPPIPGLAETPYLTSTSALELSNIPKRLAIIGASVVALELAQAFARLGSEVTVLARSRVLSKDEPAIGEAIATVFDREGINVLEHTEASEVRYDGQHFILKTNAGTLKAEQLLVATGRTPNTENLDLKTIGVQTERGTITINERMQTSSSRVYAAGDCTNQPQFVYVAAAGGSRAAINMTGGDAHLDLSAMPEVIFTDPQVATVGLSEADAKTGGYVTESRTLSLENVPRALVNFNTQGFIKIVAESGSGRLLGVQVVAGEAGELIQAAVMAIRAGMTVNELADELFPYLTMVEGLKLCAQTFTKDVSQLSCCAG; encoded by the coding sequence ATGAGTAATAACAATTTACACATTGCTGTCATTGGTAGCGGCGGCAGTGCGATGGCTGCGGCACTCAAAGCGACCGAGAGAGGTGCCCGAGTGACGCTCATTGAGAGAGGTACTATTGGCGGAACTTGTGTCAATATTGGCTGTGTCCCGTCTAAAATCATGATCCGAGCGGCTCATATCGCCCAACTGCGGCGAGAAAGCCCTTTTGATAAAGGCTTAAGTACTCATACTCTTAAGGTAAATCGATCAGCTCTCCTCGAGCAACAACAGGCTCGGGTAGAAGAACTCCGTGAATCCAAATACCAGAGTATTCTTAGAGAGAATTCCGCCATTACCGTTATTAACGGCGAAGCCCGCTTTATAAACGATGAAACTCTTTCCGTATCACTTCGCGATGGCGGTGAGCAAACGGTTTACTTTGACCGTGCTTTTATCGGCACCGGGGCCCGACCCGCACAACCCCCCATCCCCGGCTTAGCTGAAACCCCTTACCTTACTTCGACAAGCGCATTAGAGCTAAGTAACATTCCTAAACGCCTCGCTATTATTGGAGCCTCGGTCGTTGCTCTTGAATTAGCACAGGCCTTCGCGCGTCTCGGTAGTGAAGTTACTGTTTTGGCTCGCAGTCGGGTGTTATCCAAAGACGAGCCTGCCATTGGTGAAGCAATAGCGACTGTTTTTGATCGCGAAGGCATCAATGTGCTTGAGCATACAGAAGCCAGCGAAGTGCGTTACGACGGACAACACTTCATTCTCAAAACCAATGCCGGAACATTAAAAGCAGAACAACTGCTCGTGGCCACAGGCCGTACGCCCAATACGGAAAACCTCGATTTAAAAACCATCGGTGTACAAACTGAACGCGGTACAATAACGATTAACGAGCGCATGCAAACCTCTAGCTCAAGAGTATATGCGGCAGGCGACTGTACGAATCAGCCGCAGTTTGTCTATGTCGCCGCCGCAGGCGGCAGCCGAGCCGCTATTAACATGACGGGCGGTGATGCGCATCTTGATCTCAGTGCAATGCCCGAGGTTATCTTTACTGATCCACAAGTCGCCACGGTGGGTTTATCAGAAGCTGATGCTAAAACTGGTGGTTACGTCACCGAAAGCCGCACGTTGAGCCTTGAAAATGTCCCACGGGCATTGGTTAACTTCAATACCCAAGGGTTTATAAAAATTGTCGCAGAGAGTGGCAGCGGCCGACTGCTCGGTGTTCAAGTCGTCGCAGGAGAAGCCGGTGAGTTGATTCAAGCTGCTGTAATGGCGATAAGAGCAGGAATGACAGTCAATGAGTTGGCTGATGAGCTCTTCCCATACCTTACGATGGTAGAAGGCTTAAAATTATGCGCTCAAACGTTTACTAAAGATGTTAGCCAATTATCTTGCTGCGCTGGGTGA
- the merP gene encoding mercury resistance system periplasmic binding protein MerP, producing the protein MKKTMITTILFLLFSMPTLAVEKTVTLSVPGMTCVTCPITVKAALGQVAGVSAVDVRFEERDATVTFDDEKTSVKQLTEATTNAGYPSTLKATAPKNQS; encoded by the coding sequence ATGAAAAAAACAATGATAACAACCATTTTATTTTTACTGTTTAGCATGCCCACATTGGCGGTTGAGAAAACGGTTACGCTATCAGTACCCGGTATGACATGCGTCACCTGCCCAATTACTGTCAAAGCTGCACTTGGCCAAGTTGCAGGTGTGAGCGCCGTCGATGTCCGTTTTGAAGAGCGGGATGCAACCGTGACATTCGACGACGAAAAAACGTCAGTTAAGCAGCTCACTGAAGCAACGACAAATGCAGGATACCCATCAACACTGAAAGCAACGGCACCAAAAAATCAGTCATGA
- the merT gene encoding mercuric ion transporter MerT, translating to MPEGVTLMSNSKSGRGSLLAGGIAATLASACCLGPLILLALGVSGAWIGSLTALEPYRPIFIAIALIAIFFAWRRIYRRADDCNPDNTCATPNARKSYKVMFWLVAVLTLTALAYPYVVPFFY from the coding sequence ATGCCCGAAGGAGTTACTCTTATGTCAAATTCAAAATCTGGTCGGGGCTCTCTTCTCGCGGGAGGGATCGCAGCGACTCTGGCATCTGCGTGTTGTCTGGGTCCCCTCATATTACTTGCACTCGGTGTATCCGGGGCCTGGATTGGGAGCCTCACAGCACTTGAGCCTTATCGACCCATTTTTATTGCCATTGCATTGATTGCCATATTCTTTGCCTGGCGTCGAATATACCGGCGTGCTGATGACTGCAACCCTGATAACACCTGCGCAACGCCAAATGCTCGTAAGAGCTACAAAGTGATGTTTTGGCTCGTTGCGGTGCTTACTTTAACAGCATTGGCTTACCCCTATGTTGTTCCTTTCTTTTACTAG
- the merR gene encoding Hg(II)-responsive transcriptional regulator, with protein MLKKRNVMTIGTLAKTAGVGVETVRYYQRRGLMSEPEKPYGGIRHYDEQALARLHFIRASQWLGFSLDEIGELLTLQDGAHCDEARELGEQKLTSVRRKISRLQQIERALNELVQKCSSGHGDVYCPLMASLNDGVEDATTDKHKVR; from the coding sequence ATGTTAAAAAAACGCAACGTAATGACAATTGGCACGCTGGCCAAAACAGCCGGCGTGGGCGTGGAAACGGTGCGCTATTATCAGCGCCGAGGGCTAATGAGCGAGCCGGAGAAGCCGTATGGGGGGATCCGACATTACGACGAACAAGCGCTTGCTCGGCTTCATTTTATTCGCGCGTCTCAATGGCTCGGATTTAGTCTGGATGAAATTGGTGAGCTATTAACTCTGCAAGATGGCGCTCATTGCGATGAAGCACGGGAGCTTGGAGAGCAAAAGCTCACCAGTGTTCGTCGAAAGATATCGCGCTTACAGCAAATTGAACGAGCGTTGAATGAGCTGGTGCAAAAATGCAGCTCCGGACACGGAGATGTCTATTGTCCATTGATGGCGTCGCTTAATGACGGGGTTGAGGACGCTACCACGGACAAACATAAGGTGCGTTAG
- a CDS encoding YnfA family protein — MSSIFLIKTLGLFIATAIAEIVGCYLPYLWLKEGHSVWLLIPAAISLALFAYLLTLHPAESGRVYAAYGGIYVLTAIVWLRIVDKSPLSSFDLIGAAFVLTGMGILVYGWR, encoded by the coding sequence ATGAGCTCAATATTTTTAATAAAGACACTCGGGTTATTTATCGCAACCGCAATTGCAGAAATTGTCGGTTGCTATTTACCCTACCTATGGCTCAAAGAGGGTCATTCCGTTTGGTTGCTCATTCCGGCAGCAATAAGCTTAGCCTTATTTGCTTACTTATTAACACTTCATCCGGCGGAAAGCGGGCGCGTTTACGCAGCCTACGGCGGTATTTACGTGTTAACTGCCATAGTCTGGCTGCGAATTGTCGATAAATCGCCTTTATCCAGCTTCGACTTGATTGGGGCGGCGTTTGTGCTAACCGGTATGGGGATTCTTGTGTATGGCTGGCGTTAG
- a CDS encoding cation transporter yields the protein MSSCCGSSAQAEMDNSQRRLLWTVLVLNGVMFFVEFIAGWMAESSGLIADSLDMLADTLVYAVSLYAVGKAIKYKVNAAILNGILQTLLALAVLLDVILKLAFGSQPETFVMLSIAGLALLVNIVCFALLYRSRNGDINIRASWICSRNDMIMNVGVIVSAMLVAQLHAAWPDLLIATVIAIIVLHSAIRIIKDAIAVKTGEKDDISGCCG from the coding sequence ATGTCATCATGTTGCGGAAGTTCAGCGCAAGCCGAAATGGATAACTCTCAACGCAGGTTGTTATGGACGGTTCTAGTCCTTAATGGCGTCATGTTCTTTGTTGAGTTCATTGCGGGTTGGATGGCTGAATCCAGTGGTCTTATTGCTGATTCGCTGGATATGCTTGCCGATACTTTGGTTTATGCTGTGAGCTTATACGCTGTTGGCAAAGCCATTAAATATAAAGTCAATGCCGCTATTTTAAACGGCATACTGCAAACATTATTAGCTCTGGCGGTGTTATTGGATGTCATCCTTAAACTGGCATTTGGTAGTCAGCCCGAAACCTTTGTCATGCTCTCAATAGCGGGGCTTGCATTACTGGTAAACATCGTTTGCTTTGCCCTTCTATATCGCTCCCGAAACGGCGATATTAACATTCGCGCCAGCTGGATTTGTTCACGCAATGACATGATCATGAATGTCGGTGTTATTGTCTCTGCGATGCTCGTCGCCCAGCTCCATGCGGCATGGCCTGACTTACTCATCGCAACTGTCATAGCCATCATTGTACTGCACTCTGCTATTCGCATCATCAAAGACGCGATAGCTGTAAAGACAGGTGAAAAAGACGATATTTCTGGGTGTTGCGGGTAA
- a CDS encoding cation diffusion facilitator family transporter — protein MGHHHNHDHSKDMPSNRLGWAFVLNFVFTIIEFIGGFLTNSTAILADAVHDLGDSLSLGLAWVLNKLGKKQANQHFTYGYKRLNLAGAFINAVVLIAGSAWVLVEAIPRLWNPQMPIADGMIALAVVGITVNGFAAYKLSEGKTLNERVINWHLLEDVLGWVAVLIVGIVLLFVDWPILDPILSIGFTLFILVNVLRNLWATLKLFIQATPDKKTYRQVADALLELPHVADLHHLHFWSLDGEEHVLTVHLVLTENLDIEARSDLKQHIDNVLAPYALSHTTVELEDPDEACRDN, from the coding sequence ATGGGGCATCACCATAACCATGATCACTCAAAGGACATGCCGTCCAACCGATTAGGGTGGGCATTTGTTCTTAACTTTGTTTTCACCATTATCGAGTTTATTGGTGGCTTTCTTACCAACAGTACCGCCATTTTAGCTGATGCCGTTCATGATCTTGGCGATAGCTTGTCGCTTGGCCTGGCGTGGGTACTTAATAAGCTGGGCAAAAAACAGGCTAACCAACACTTTACCTACGGTTATAAGCGACTCAATCTTGCCGGTGCATTTATTAATGCCGTTGTTTTAATCGCAGGCTCTGCCTGGGTACTTGTGGAAGCGATTCCCAGACTCTGGAACCCTCAAATGCCCATCGCTGATGGCATGATCGCTTTAGCCGTCGTTGGCATTACAGTTAATGGATTTGCCGCTTACAAATTGTCAGAGGGCAAAACGTTAAACGAACGCGTTATTAACTGGCACTTGCTGGAGGATGTTCTCGGCTGGGTTGCTGTACTTATCGTTGGTATTGTTTTGTTGTTCGTAGACTGGCCAATTCTCGACCCTATATTGTCGATTGGCTTTACTCTATTTATTTTAGTGAATGTGCTGCGCAACCTGTGGGCAACGCTGAAACTCTTCATACAAGCAACTCCGGACAAAAAAACCTACAGACAAGTCGCTGACGCTTTACTGGAGCTACCTCATGTTGCTGACCTACACCATTTGCATTTTTGGTCACTAGACGGCGAGGAGCATGTATTAACCGTTCATTTGGTGTTAACTGAAAATCTTGATATCGAGGCCCGTAGCGACTTAAAACAGCACATCGATAACGTCCTTGCGCCCTATGCTCTAAGCCATACAACGGTAGAACTCGAAGATCCTGATGAAGCGTGCCGGGACAACTGA